A genomic region of Terriglobales bacterium contains the following coding sequences:
- a CDS encoding PadR family transcriptional regulator, with product MAAAERAGADATEKWEVQLRKGCLELAILASLWEGKLYGLEILRRLEDGSGLVVAEGTVYPLLSRLKAEGLLDSEWVEAEAGHPRKYYRLTPFGKKRAVEMARVWSEFAGSVEDLVAPLRKGERR from the coding sequence ATGGCGGCTGCCGAACGTGCCGGCGCGGATGCAACCGAGAAGTGGGAGGTACAACTGCGCAAGGGGTGCCTGGAGTTGGCCATCCTAGCCAGTCTCTGGGAGGGCAAGCTCTACGGTTTGGAGATTCTGCGACGACTGGAAGACGGTTCGGGCCTGGTGGTGGCCGAAGGCACGGTGTATCCCCTGCTCAGCCGACTGAAGGCGGAAGGATTGCTTGATTCCGAATGGGTGGAAGCGGAAGCGGGGCATCCCCGTAAGTATTACCGGCTGACGCCCTTCGGTAAGAAACGGGCGGTGGAAATGGCGCGCGTGTGGTCGGAATTCGCGGGGAGCGTAGAAGACTTGGTGGCGCCGCTCCGGAAAGGAGAACGGCGATGA